From Deinococcus carri, one genomic window encodes:
- a CDS encoding YtxH domain-containing protein, translated as MKNLEQTAHDLKHAAHDAREHLQHEVAAFAGKAEVKRQAELAATVARQQKELHRLEAQVERLSQRSASGGGFPWGLVLLAGGVYALYRSNPSFRDQVQGLLRRVNPGVEGNLARAGDAAKDAVSKVAQGENPGDAMRTAGGELRRAGEKTVDQAQDRLHDLKNQAQDRAQDLKRDVNRAVDNARDELGRS; from the coding sequence ATGAAGAACCTTGAACAGACCGCGCATGACCTCAAGCATGCTGCCCACGACGCCCGCGAACACCTGCAACACGAAGTGGCCGCCTTTGCGGGCAAAGCCGAGGTGAAGCGCCAGGCCGAGCTGGCTGCGACCGTGGCCCGGCAGCAAAAGGAACTGCACCGGCTGGAGGCCCAGGTGGAACGGCTGAGCCAGCGTTCCGCTTCCGGTGGGGGGTTTCCCTGGGGTCTGGTGCTGCTGGCCGGGGGCGTCTACGCCCTGTATCGCAGCAACCCCTCGTTCCGCGACCAGGTGCAAGGTCTGCTGCGACGGGTCAACCCCGGTGTCGAGGGCAATCTGGCGCGGGCAGGCGACGCCGCCAAGGATGCCGTGTCCAAGGTGGCGCAGGGTGAGAACCCTGGGGACGCCATGCGTACCGCTGGCGGCGAACTGCGCCGCGCGGGGGAGAAGACCGTCGATCAGGCCCAGGACCGGCTGCATGACCTGAAGAATCAGGCCCAGGACCGGGCACAGGACCTGAAGCGGGACGTCAACCGGGCCGTGGACAACGCCCGCGATGAACTGGGCCGTTCCTAA